A window from Hymenobacter volaticus encodes these proteins:
- a CDS encoding DUF4468 domain-containing protein, with protein sequence MAANSNATVVGHYSPRWLVVKRQGFLYLAPSAMLFSPDGPTRLLDGTVLPFDSDTKRISYQGVVEVPGTTKDQLYVRAYEWLAKTYRSANAVIQMQDKEAGRLVGKGVMKVTLRGFNAGYVQHTITIYLKDGRYKYILTDFAHEAGGAKDVYSAGPLERPDGEVMAFGDKKTWDKVRRDATADAELLIKDLQAAMTVKAGKDPSDF encoded by the coding sequence TTGGCAGCAAACTCTAATGCCACAGTGGTAGGCCACTACTCCCCACGCTGGCTAGTAGTGAAGCGCCAAGGCTTCCTTTACCTGGCTCCCAGTGCCATGCTTTTTTCTCCTGATGGGCCCACAAGGCTGCTGGACGGCACAGTTTTACCCTTTGACTCAGATACCAAGAGAATTAGCTATCAGGGTGTGGTGGAAGTGCCTGGCACCACCAAAGACCAACTTTATGTCCGCGCTTACGAATGGCTAGCGAAAACTTACCGCTCAGCCAATGCCGTTATCCAGATGCAGGACAAGGAAGCAGGCCGGCTAGTGGGCAAAGGCGTGATGAAGGTTACGCTCAGGGGCTTTAATGCTGGCTACGTGCAGCATACCATTACGATCTACCTAAAAGACGGCCGATATAAATACATCTTGACCGATTTCGCTCACGAGGCTGGCGGAGCCAAAGACGTCTATTCGGCGGGGCCTCTTGAACGGCCAGACGGCGAAGTAATGGCTTTTGGGGATAAGAAAACGTGGGACAAGGTGAGGCGCGATGCTACTGCTGATGCCGAATTGCTAATAAAGGATTTGCAAGCAGCTATGACTGTAAAAGCTGGGAAAGACCCTAGTGACTTCTAA
- a CDS encoding DUF262 domain-containing protein → MATRKIDGKAYSIGEILKRGVQYRVPTYQRDFAWTTDQIETLWDDIIRALNNEKKEYFLGAIVTSHTDDMKKRDIVDGQQRLTALSMIFSGIVNTWKNRGDGQRSQLVRTEYLGDVDIRTLAVTPKLTLNENNECRARPLEQSRHRFLISMTTCSSRWP, encoded by the coding sequence ATGGCAACTAGAAAGATTGATGGGAAAGCTTACTCTATTGGCGAAATCTTGAAAAGAGGCGTCCAATATCGAGTACCTACATACCAACGCGACTTTGCATGGACAACTGACCAAATAGAAACATTATGGGATGATATTATACGTGCACTTAATAATGAAAAGAAAGAATACTTTTTAGGTGCAATTGTAACTAGCCATACCGATGATATGAAGAAGAGAGATATCGTCGATGGTCAGCAGAGACTTACTGCATTATCAATGATTTTCTCGGGTATTGTAAATACATGGAAAAATCGTGGCGACGGTCAACGCTCGCAATTAGTTAGAACTGAATATTTAGGGGACGTTGATATAAGAACGTTGGCAGTAACACCAAAGCTAACTTTAAATGAAAACAATGAATGCCGTGCTCGACCGCTGGAGCAAAGCCGCCACCGATTCCTTATTTCGATGACGACGTGTTCAAGCCGGTGGCCTTAA